Proteins found in one Thermopolyspora flexuosa genomic segment:
- a CDS encoding mannosyltransferase family protein produces MDRLREPDWEALLLWLATRLGVIVLGTVGAAMLFQDQRLPPFLDRLRRWDAEHLIEIARFGYGGDPAQPPDAGLPAFFPGQPLALRAVHVIVPDWVLAGVLISLVAGGVAMVALSRLGELAGPPGTGRWAVLALLLCPTSVFLFAGYSEALFLAFAIPAWLAARQDRWRLACLLAAGASCVRITGLFLGCALIVEYVAAGRRRAAQAAVAATAGARRPLRVGSAPGGATAVPVGEGEPGAAGEPRAAAGAWWRRAGGGPGWLVVPFVPLVLYSAYQYLRTGDLLAWKHAQEAGWGRTLVWPWESFLTTWEQATADGRFAWAFRMEIAGAVVGVAVLVWLLVLRRWSDVVYVGLQLAALLCSAYYLSIPRSMLLWWPVWIAVGQVAARRPWVMAVYGAVAAPLMVLNTLAFLQGAWAG; encoded by the coding sequence GTGGATCGGTTGCGCGAGCCGGACTGGGAGGCGCTGCTGCTCTGGCTGGCGACCCGGCTCGGCGTCATCGTGCTCGGCACGGTGGGCGCGGCGATGCTCTTCCAGGACCAGCGGCTTCCGCCGTTCCTCGACCGGCTGCGACGGTGGGACGCCGAGCACCTCATCGAGATCGCGCGGTTCGGGTACGGCGGTGACCCGGCGCAGCCGCCGGACGCCGGCCTGCCCGCGTTCTTCCCGGGCCAGCCGCTCGCGCTCCGGGCGGTGCACGTGATCGTGCCGGACTGGGTGCTCGCCGGGGTGCTCATCTCGCTCGTCGCCGGGGGCGTGGCGATGGTCGCGCTGTCCCGCCTCGGCGAGCTGGCCGGGCCGCCCGGCACCGGGCGGTGGGCGGTGCTCGCGCTGTTGCTCTGCCCGACCTCGGTGTTCCTGTTCGCCGGGTACAGCGAGGCGCTGTTCCTCGCGTTCGCGATCCCGGCCTGGCTCGCGGCCCGGCAGGACCGGTGGCGGCTCGCCTGCCTGCTCGCGGCCGGGGCCTCGTGCGTGCGCATCACCGGGCTGTTCCTCGGCTGCGCGCTGATCGTCGAGTACGTGGCCGCCGGGCGGCGGCGGGCGGCGCAGGCGGCGGTGGCCGCCACCGCCGGTGCGCGGCGGCCGCTGCGCGTGGGGTCGGCGCCGGGCGGGGCGACAGCCGTACCGGTGGGGGAGGGCGAGCCGGGGGCGGCCGGGGAGCCGAGGGCCGCCGCGGGGGCCTGGTGGCGGCGGGCCGGGGGCGGGCCCGGCTGGCTGGTGGTGCCGTTCGTGCCGCTCGTGCTCTACTCGGCCTACCAGTACCTGCGGACCGGGGACCTGCTCGCCTGGAAGCACGCCCAGGAGGCGGGGTGGGGCCGGACGCTGGTGTGGCCGTGGGAGTCGTTCCTCACCACCTGGGAGCAGGCCACCGCGGACGGGCGGTTCGCCTGGGCGTTCCGGATGGAGATCGCCGGGGCCGTGGTGGGCGTGGCGGTCCTCGTCTGGCTGCTCGTGCTGCGGCGGTGGAGCGACGTCGTGTACGTCGGGCTGCAGCTCGCCGCGCTGCTCTGCTCGGCGTACTACCTGTCGATCCCGCGGTCGATGCTGCTGTGGTGGCCGGTGTGGATCGCGGTCGGCCAGGTGGCGGCGCGGCGCCCATGGGTCATGGCGGTGTACGGCGCGGTCGCCGCGCCGCTCATGGTGCTGAACACGCTGGCCTTCCTGCAGGGCGCCTGGGCGGGATGA
- a CDS encoding deoxyribonuclease IV — protein MVRIGAHVDQDDPLGQAAERGAEVVQFFLGDPQGWKGPVLPATADAIRASDVDVYIHAPYVINVATANNRIRIPSRKLLAAHLEAAAALGAKGLVVHGGHVGKDDDPQVGFDNWRKVFERMECPIPVLIENTAGGGNAMARKLDRIARLWDALDGFDVGFCLDTCHAHAGGEDLADVVDRVKAITGRIDLIHCNDSRDAFGSGADRHANLGKGTIDPELIVAVCRAAGAPIVVETPGPGQAADIAFLRERLG, from the coding sequence ATGGTGCGCATTGGGGCTCATGTCGATCAGGACGACCCGCTGGGGCAGGCGGCCGAGCGCGGGGCCGAGGTCGTGCAGTTCTTCCTCGGCGACCCGCAGGGCTGGAAGGGGCCGGTGCTCCCGGCCACGGCCGACGCGATCCGGGCGTCCGACGTCGACGTCTACATCCACGCGCCCTATGTGATCAACGTGGCGACGGCGAACAACCGCATCCGCATCCCCAGCCGCAAGCTGCTCGCGGCGCACCTCGAGGCCGCCGCCGCGCTGGGCGCGAAGGGCCTCGTGGTGCACGGCGGGCACGTCGGCAAGGACGACGACCCGCAGGTCGGGTTCGACAACTGGCGCAAGGTGTTCGAGCGCATGGAGTGCCCGATCCCGGTGCTCATCGAGAACACCGCGGGCGGCGGCAACGCGATGGCGCGGAAGCTCGACCGCATCGCCCGCCTGTGGGACGCGCTCGACGGCTTCGACGTGGGCTTCTGCCTCGACACCTGCCACGCGCACGCGGGCGGCGAGGACCTGGCCGACGTGGTCGACCGGGTGAAGGCGATCACCGGCCGGATCGACCTGATCCACTGCAACGACTCGCGCGACGCGTTCGGCTCCGGCGCCGACCGGCACGCGAACCTGGGGAAGGGCACGATCGACCCCGAGCTGATCGTCGCGGTGTGCCGGGCCGCGGGGGCGCCGATCGTGGTGGAGACGCCCGGCCCCGGCCAGGCCGCGGACATCGCGTTCCTCCGCGAGCGTCTGGGCTAG
- the rpsF gene encoding 30S ribosomal protein S6 has protein sequence MRRYEVMVILDPSLDERTVAPSLDQFLGVVREDGGQVEKVEVWGRRRLAYDIKKKSEGIYAVIDLNCSPAAVKELDRQLNLNEGVLRTKVIRPDVH, from the coding sequence ATGCGTCGCTACGAAGTGATGGTCATCCTGGACCCGTCCCTCGACGAGCGCACGGTCGCGCCGTCGCTCGACCAGTTCCTCGGCGTCGTCCGCGAGGACGGCGGCCAGGTCGAGAAGGTCGAGGTGTGGGGCCGGCGGCGGCTCGCCTACGACATCAAGAAGAAGTCGGAGGGCATCTACGCCGTCATCGACCTGAACTGCTCGCCCGCCGCGGTGAAGGAGCTGGACCGTCAGCTCAACCTGAACGAGGGCGTGCTGCGCACCAAGGTCATCCGTCCCGACGTGCACTGA
- a CDS encoding single-stranded DNA-binding protein, producing the protein MAGDTMITIVGNLVDDPELRFTPTGQAVARFRIASTPRYMDRQTGEWKDGEALFLTCNIWRQAAENVAESLTRGMRVIVYGRLRQRSYETKEGERRTVYEVEVDEVGPSLRNATAKVNKTTRQGGGFGGGPVDDPWATATPAPPGSYGPQGGGGGFGGDLSDEPPF; encoded by the coding sequence ATGGCAGGCGACACCATGATCACCATCGTCGGCAACCTCGTCGACGACCCCGAGCTGCGCTTCACCCCCACGGGGCAGGCGGTGGCCCGGTTCCGCATCGCGTCCACTCCGCGGTACATGGACCGCCAGACGGGCGAGTGGAAGGACGGCGAGGCGCTGTTCCTCACCTGCAACATCTGGCGTCAGGCGGCGGAGAACGTCGCGGAGAGCCTGACGCGCGGCATGCGGGTGATCGTCTACGGTCGGCTCAGGCAGCGTTCGTACGAGACCAAGGAGGGCGAGCGCCGCACCGTCTACGAGGTCGAGGTCGACGAGGTCGGCCCGTCGCTGCGCAACGCCACCGCGAAGGTCAACAAGACCACGCGGCAGGGCGGCGGCTTCGGCGGGGGGCCGGTCGACGACCCGTGGGCGACCGCCACGCCCGCCCCGCCCGGCTCCTACGGGCCGCAGGGCGGTGGCGGCGGCTTCGGCGGTGACCTGAGCGACGAGCCGCCCTTCTAG
- the rpsR gene encoding 30S ribosomal protein S18 — MAKPALRKPKKKVCLFCHEKIAYVDYKDTTLLRKFISDRGKIRARRVTGNCTQHQRDVATAIKNAREMALLPYTSTAR; from the coding sequence ATGGCGAAGCCGGCACTGCGCAAGCCGAAGAAGAAGGTTTGCCTGTTCTGCCACGAAAAGATCGCCTACGTCGACTACAAGGACACGACGCTGCTGCGGAAGTTCATCTCCGACCGCGGCAAGATCCGTGCCCGCCGGGTGACCGGTAACTGCACCCAGCACCAGCGCGACGTGGCGACGGCGATCAAGAACGCGCGCGAGATGGCCCTGCTGCCGTACACGAGCACGGCTCGCTGA
- the rplI gene encoding 50S ribosomal protein L9 yields MKLILTNEVSGLGAPGDVVEVKDGYGRNYLLPRGYAIRWTRGAESQIASIRKAREARAIRDLGAAQEVAEQLGRLQVKLAMRAGEGGRLFGSVTTKDIVEAVKAAGGPELDRRRIEIGNPIKSLGRHTVSVRLHPEVSANIEIEVVAA; encoded by the coding sequence ATGAAGCTCATTCTCACCAACGAGGTCTCCGGCCTCGGCGCGCCCGGCGACGTGGTTGAGGTCAAGGACGGCTACGGCCGGAACTACCTGCTGCCGCGCGGCTACGCGATCCGCTGGACCCGCGGCGCCGAGTCCCAGATCGCCTCCATCCGCAAGGCCCGCGAGGCGCGGGCCATCCGCGACCTCGGCGCCGCCCAGGAGGTCGCCGAGCAGCTCGGCCGGCTGCAGGTCAAGCTGGCGATGCGGGCCGGCGAGGGCGGCCGGCTGTTCGGCTCGGTGACCACCAAGGACATCGTCGAGGCCGTGAAGGCCGCGGGCGGCCCCGAGCTCGACCGCCGCCGCATCGAGATCGGCAACCCGATCAAGAGCCTGGGCCGGCACACCGTCTCGGTCCGCCTCCACCCGGAGGTCTCCGCGAACATCGAGATCGAGGTCGTCGCCGCCTGA